A window of Cryptomeria japonica chromosome 3, Sugi_1.0, whole genome shotgun sequence contains these coding sequences:
- the LOC131041164 gene encoding receptor-like protein 34, translated as MGLGIWVVLLLLPSIICCSACLQEERKFLLDIKRGINFTYSGEIPFNRLESWRGLNCCAWEGVSVFDRPLPIPPQVGELRRLKYLNLLGCEFIGQIPRELTKLQQLEHLELNDNDLQGVIPREIGNMSSLKFLGLSLNIGLRSSKFVDWITNLRGLEQLDLTNANLSMARDTWLWNIATLTNLTELYMPGCGLSGEIPPSFANLSRLQVLDLSGNSLRGKIPAFDEARPLSYLDLSQNNLEGSIPSSLGGLSKLVRIILNSNKLNGSIPSTLGNLSALSELDLKDNSFSGPIPTSFAKLSKLETLMLANNKLNGTFSFFMLNNCVKFNALDLSSNMLTLEINASTIPKFQLQFLALHQCNISGNFPAFISTQYEIGYIDFSRNSLSGFIPNWLWELTSLYYVDLSENFFYGSIPKDVHLTDLSFLSLANNNLSGFISNSICNWESLKFLDLSDNGLNGSIPQCLKNFSMLSVLNLEKNNLKGMIPNIWKTIDDLEVLKLGHNTLQGDIPSSLGKCKHLRILDLGNNNLQGNISNWVESLHSLQILVLKNNNFTGKIPLQLIELQNLQILDMSNNNFLGDIPNDFGKLAAMESQSDETNIIEQAYGYSIDKKQEIYYVDDLTVKNKGQDMEFKFFLKLVKCLDLSNNSLSGNIPRNIGSLKGLVILNISRNHFSGEIPKSIGDMIMLESLDLSHNKLFGTIPTELQLLTSLSYFDVSYNNLSGMIPQGAQMMTFDSIYFSNNSGLCGLQIYVSCSSSPHNSPKANEENNDDSEDNIWWKRNVVPILVSMEDVVSKCLGRSTKPKRLKMETMIGFHEGTKHWTADIAKPTSDKDAATTSEVDYTIEQIDLGVGTRAVDVKHLETLTKRITSRTWKDEKDKAELKQNLMQMAQYIHAL; from the exons TACAAGAGGAGAGAAAATTTCTTTTAGATATCAAAAGAGGCATTAACTTCACTTATTCCGGAGAAATCCCGTTTAATCGGCTGGAATCGTGGAGAGGGTTGAACTGTTGTGCGTGGGAAGGAGTGAG TGTCTTTGATCGTCCTCTTCCCATCCCTCCACAAGTTGGAGAGCTGAGGAGATTGAAGTATCTAAATTTGCTTGGTTGTGAATTTATTGGTCAAATTCCAAGAGAATTGACTAAACTGCAGCAGTTGGAGCATTTGGAGCTTAATGACAATGATCTTCAAGGTGTCATTCCAAGGGAGATCGGTAACATGTCAAGCTTGAAGTTTCTTGGGCTCTCCCTCAACATAGGTTTGAGGAGCAGCAAGTTTGTTGATTGGATTACAAATTTGAGAGGGCTGGAGCAATTGGACCTCACTAACGCTAATCTCAGTATGGCAAGAGATACTTGGCTGTGGAACATTGCTACTCTTACCAATCTCACCGAACTTTACATGCCCGGTTGTGGGCTTTCAGGAGAAATTCCTCCCTCATTTGCAAATCTTTCACGGCTTCAAGTGTTGGACCTTTCGGGAAACTCATTGAGAGGTAAGATTCCTGCCTTTGATGAAGCTCGTCCTTTGtcatatcttgatctttctcagaacAACTTGGAAGGTTCTATTCCCTCATCTTTAGGTGGCCTCTCAAAGCTGGTGCGCATCATTCTCAATTCAAACAAATTAAATGGTAGCATTCCATCTACTCTAGGTAATCTCTCAGCCCTGAGTGAGCTTGATCTAAAGGATAATTCTTTTAGTGGTCCAATTCCAACTTCCTTCGCTAAGTTATCTAAGCTAGAAACGCTGATGCTAGCCAACAACAAATTGAATGGAACATTCTCATTTTTTATGTTGAATAATTGTGTCAAATTCAATGCGTTGGATCTCTCAAGCAATATGCTGACTTTAGAAATCAATGCCTCCACCATTCCCAAATTTCAGCTCCAGTTTCTAGCTTTACATCAGTGTAATATTAGTGGAAATTTCCCTGCATTTATTTCAACTCAGTATGAAATTGGATACATAGACTTTTCAAGAAACTCTCTTAGCGGCTTTATTCCAAATTGGCTTTGGGAACTCACATCTCTTTATTATGTAGATTTGTCTGAAAACTTTTTTTATGGATCAATCCCCAAGGATGTACATCTCACGGATCTTTCATTTCTTTCATTGGCCAACAATAATCTTAGTGGTTTCATTTCAAACTCTATTTGTAattgggagagtttgaaatttttagACTTATCAGATAATGGGTTGAATGGTAGTATTCCCCAATGTCTAAAAAACTTCTCTATGTTGTCTGTCTTAAATctagagaaaaataatttaaaagggATGATACCAAATATATGGAAGACAATAGATGATCTTGAGGTATTGAAATTAGGACACAATACACTTCAGGGGGATATTCCATCATCACTTGGGAAATGTAAGCATCTAAGAATCCTTGATTTAGGAAATAATAACTTGCAAGGGAATATTTCAAATTGGGTTGAAAGCTTGCACTCTCTCCAAATTTtagtattaaaaaataataattttacagGCAAAATTCCTTTGCAATTAATAGAattacaaaaccttcaaattttagatatgtcAAACAACAATTTTTTAGGGGATATTCCAAATGACTTTGGGAAGTTAGCTGCAATGGAAAGTCAATCAGATGAAACAAATATCATTGAACAAGCATATGGTTATTCAATCGATAAGAAACAAGAAATTTATTATGTAGATGACCTAACAGTTAAGAATAAAGGACAAGATatggaatttaaattttttttgaaactaGTAAAATGTCTTGACCTCTCCAATAATAGTCTATCAGGTAACATTCCTAGGAATATTGGATCCCTCAAAGGTTTGGTTATCCTCAACATTTCAAGAAATCATTTCAGTGGTGAGATTCCTAAATCCATTGGAGATATGATAATGCTGGAATCACTTGATCTTTCACATAATAAACTATTTGGGACTATTCCTACTGAGCTACAACTTCTCACATCCTTAAGTTACTTTGATGTATCATATAATAACCTATCAGGGATGATACCACAAGGAGCACAAATGATGACATTTGATTCTATATACTTCTCCAACAATTCAGGCTTATGTGGCCTCCAAATCTATGTGTCATGTTCAAGTAGCCCACATAATTCTCCAAAGGCAAATGAAGAAAATAATGATGATTCAGAAGATAATATATGGTG GAAAAGAAATGTGGTGCCTATTTTGGTGTCGATGGAAGATGTTGTGAGCAAATGCCTGGGAAGATCCACGAAGCCTAAGCGGCTAAAAATGGAGACCATGATTGGTTTTCATGAAGGCACAAAAcattggactgcagacattgccaaacctacatctgataaggatgcTGCCACCACTTCAGAGGTTGATTATACTATTGAGCAAATTGATTTGGGGGTAGGAACTAGAgcagttgatgtgaaacatttggaGACTTTGACCAAAAGGATTACCTCCCGCACTTGGAAGGACGAAAAGGATAAGGCAGAGTTGAAgcaaaatttaatgcaaatggctcaatacattcATGCTCTATAG